Proteins found in one Carcharodon carcharias isolate sCarCar2 chromosome 8, sCarCar2.pri, whole genome shotgun sequence genomic segment:
- the LOC121281118 gene encoding V-type proton ATPase subunit G 1-like: MASQSQGIQQLLQAEKRAAEKVAEARKRKNRRLKQAKEEAQAEIEQYRLQREKDFKDKENSALGSHGDSATEVDKDTQEKIKKIGASYEQHKENVLNNLLSLICDIKPEIHVNYRVNG, encoded by the exons ATGGCGAGTCAGTCCCAGGGTATTCAGCAGCTGCTTCAGGCCGAGAAACGGGCGGCCGAGAAAGTGGCCGAGGCTCggaaga GGAAAAACCGCAGATTGAAGCAAGCAAAAGAGGAAGCTCAGGCTGAGATTGAACAGTACCGTCTACAGAGAGAAAAGGACTTTAAAGATAAGGAAAATTCT GCACTTGGTTCACATGGTGATTCAGCAACTGAGGTAGATAAAGACACCCAAGAGAAAATTAAGAAAATTGGAGCAAGCTATGAACAGCACAAGGAAAATGTCTTGAATAATCTTCTTTCCTTGATCTGCGACATAAAACCAGAAATTCATGTAAACTATCGCGTTAATGGTTAG